In Eucalyptus grandis isolate ANBG69807.140 chromosome 4, ASM1654582v1, whole genome shotgun sequence, the following proteins share a genomic window:
- the LOC104442644 gene encoding uncharacterized protein At4g04980-like gives MATQSCCGTSPFLGDCGSCKSCGYEVRKESKMSKHQKGVEGSKIASLHGSRDDLLAVELQSKISIFRDLIDLPPCHGSLSVDKLVIETMRDLQKLYPEIISKMQVAEMKTSAINQGLSYFCTALISIGDSWKMNNVWIDNTTVNEIANMERNNLEKIVGIVLAILEGLIKLVREKFDLMDVENEDEDQRQFEKNFTGCLDIQSPCGSPVSPNSVLPEQLMATKFAEVSYTPALLFPLRVRAVGKLNPIDVKRLSLYMFPNVMAQTGSTANAICEKKEEASNTDDVKQELAKEEALQGTVQPPKVLSSASPLPMLLPPPPPVPCRISPIEEGSQGTVQPLKVLTSGLSSPTLPPPPPPPPLPCRISPIEVQPNIVAQAPPPPPPPLPSSSVNSPNVTNQYPLPPLPPPPPAPKMQGNVLVPPPPPPPLQTPSKGSTPPPLPPPPFGKGGAAPPPPPPLSATKSLRPKKSTTKLKRSTQIGSLYRLLKGKVEGSSLNGRCANGKKSKVGASSGGKQGMADALAEMTKRSAYFQQIEEDVQNYATIIKELKGTIISFKTKDMAELLKFHNHVESHLEKLTDETQVLARFEGFPTKKLESLRTAAALYTKLNSIIVELHNYKIVPPLGKLLDKVECYFTKIKGELDKLERTKDEEAKKFSACDIQFDFDILVRIKEAMVDVSSSCMELALKEKRDAKANEDLNAGTEANKRGQACTKMLWRAFQFAFRVYTFAGGHDDRADKLTRELAHEIESDPQHQ, from the exons ATGGCGACCCAAAGCTGCTGTGGTACGTCGCCGTTCCTGGGGGATTGCGGCTCATGCAAGTCCTGTGGTTACGAG GTAAGGAAAGAATCCAAGATGTCAAAGCATCAAAAGGGCGTCGAGGGCTCGAAAATCGCTAGCTTACATGGATCCAGAGACGACCTTCTGGCAGTGGAGCTGCAGAGCAAGATTTCCATCTTTCGCGATCTCATTGACTTACCACCTTGCCATGGTTCTTTGTCAGTCGACAAG CTGGTAATAGAGACAATGAGAGATCTCCAAAAGCTTTACCCTGAAATCATATCAAAGATGCAAGTCGCAGAAATGAAGACATCAGCAATAAATCAG GGTTTGAGTTACTTTTGCACTGCCTTAATATCAATCGGAGATTCGTGGAAGATGAACAATGTGTGGATTGACAACACCACCGTCAACGAGATTGCTAATATGGAGCGCAACAATTTGGAGAAAATTG TGGGAATAGTATTGGCAATACTCGAAGGCCTGATAAAACTAGTTAGAGAGAAATTCGACCTGATGGATGTAGAAAATGAGGACGAAGATCAGCGACAGTTCGAGAAGAACTTCACGGGATGTCTCGACATCCAAAGCCCCTGTGGCTCGCCTGTTAGTCCGAATTCAGTCCTTCCAGAACAGCTCATGGCCACGAAATTCGCAGAGGTCTCCTACACGCCAGCACTGCTGTTTCCTCTCCGTGTTAGGGCTGTGGGGAAATTGAACCCAATCGATGTGAAGCGCCTTTCGCTGTACATGTTTCCTAATGTTATGGCACAAACCGGCAGTACTGCAAATGCAATTTGTGAGAAAAAGGAGGAAGCTAGCAACACTGACGATGTGAAACAAGAACTTGCAAAAGAGGAGGCTTTGCAAGGAACAGTGCAGCCACCAAAGGTGTTGTCCAGTGCATCGCCATTGCCTATGttgctgccaccgccaccgccagtGCCTTGCAGGATCTCACCAATAGAGGAGGGTTCGCAAGGAACAGTACAGCCACTTAAGGTATTGACCAGTGGGTTGTCATCACCTACGTTgccacctccaccaccgccaccgccactgccTTGCAGGATCTCACCTATAGAAGTCCAGCCAAACATTGTAGCACAAGCACCCCCACCGCCTCCACCACCTCTACCTTCTTCATCAGTCAATTCACCAAATGTTACAAATCAGTACCCACTACCTCccctgccgccaccgccaccagcacCAAAGATGCAAGGGAACGTCTTGGTGCCTCCTCCACCGCCACCTCCGCTTCAGACACCTTCAAAAGGATCCACACCTCCACCATTACCTCCCccaccatttggaaaaggaggAGCTGCTCCACCACCCCCTCCTCCACTTAGTGCGACCAAATCCTTGCGGCCCAAGAAATCAACCACAAAGCTGAAAAGATCAACCCAAATTGGCAGTTTATATCGTCTGCTCAAGGGAAAGGTTGAAGGGTCGAGCCTAAATGGTAGATGTGCCAATGGGAAGAAAAGCAAGGTCGGCGCCTCGAGTGGTGGAAAACAAGGAATGGCCGATGCGCTAGCGGAAATGACAAAGAG ATCGGCATACTTCCAACAAATCGAGGAAGACGTCCAAAACTATGCAACAATTATAAAAGAGTTGAAGGGTACCATCATTTCTTTCAAAACCAAGGACATGGCTGAGCTGCTCAAGTTCCACAATCATGTAGAGTCTCACCTTGAAAAGTTGACTGATGAAACACAG GTCTTGGCGAGGTTCGAAGGATTCCCCACAAAGAAGTTGGAATCATTACGAACAGCCGCAGCACTGTACACGAAGTTAAACTCTATTATCGTCGAGTTGCACAACTATAAAATCGTGCCTCCCTTAGGGAAGCTCCTTGACAAGGTTGAGTGCTACTTCACCAAG ATCAAAGGAGAACTCGACAAACTCGAGCGCACAAAAGATGAAGAGGCCAAGAAATTCTCAGCCTGTGACATCCAATTCGACTTCGATATACTCGTAAGGATCAAGGAAGCAATGGTGGATGTATCTTCAAGCTGCATGGAACTGGCACTTAAG GAGAAGAGGGACGCCAAGGCGAATGAGGATTTAAATGCTGGAACAGAAGCGAACAAACGAGGACAGGCATGCACAAAAATGCTCTGGAGGGCTTTTCAGTTCGCATTCCGGGTGTACACATTTGCTGGTGGCCATGACGACCGTGCCGACAAGCTCACTAGAGAGCTGGCTCATGAGATCGAGTCTGATCCGCAGCACCAGTGA
- the LOC104442645 gene encoding TIR-only protein, producing the protein MQGLSTAIAKNVIHHGRVLGRNSQIIQTLRPPCEVFINHRGAETKRSIAGLLHNFLSLLDVHPFLDNRSMKPGDKLFDEIDAAIYGCKVGVVVFSPLYCESRFCLHELALLMETKKRVVPIFCDVKPSQLHVRDDLKHSANNLQRYRHAVEEAKNTVGLTFYSSKGDWSKLVRDASDAVIRNLLEAEEEKPQLEPKCAQSTE; encoded by the exons atgcaGGGATTATCAACGGCCATAGCCAAGAACGTAATTCATCACGGCCGCGTTCTTGGACGCAACAGCCAAATAATCCAAACCCTAAGGCCGCCATGCGAGGTGTTCATAAACCACCGTGGCGCCGAGACCAAGCGGAGCATCGCTGGCTTGCTGCACAACTTCCTGAGCCTGCTCGATGTTCACCCTTTCCTGGACAACAGGAGCATGAAGCCCGGAGATAAGCTGTTCGATGAGATCGACGCGGCCATTTATGGCTGCAAGGTCGGGGTTGTGGTGTTCTCGCCGCTTTACTGCGAGTCGCGGTTCTGCCTCCACGAGCTGGCTTTGCTGATGGAGACGAAGAAGAGGGTGGTACCCATTTTTTGCGATGTGAAGCCGTCTCAACTTCATGTCCGGGACGACCTGAAGCATTCGGCCAATAATTTGCAAAGATATAGGCATGCTGTCGAGGAAGCCAAGAACACCGTTGGTCTCACTTTCTATTCATCAAAAGG GGACTGGTCGAAGCTGGTAAGAGACGCATCCGACGCAGTGATACGCAACTTGCTGGAGGCCGAAGAAGAGAAGCCCCAATTAGAGCCAAAATGTGCACAAAGCACTGAATAA